In Malus sylvestris chromosome 15, drMalSylv7.2, whole genome shotgun sequence, a single genomic region encodes these proteins:
- the LOC126606024 gene encoding putative cysteine-rich receptor-like protein kinase 16, which translates to MVSKFLVLPFFFFFHIFFAFRIQPSEAQSWIKVAYWYSGSKFPISDINSPLFTHLIYAYKDVNSSSYELSSSSSDSSEQYYSTFTPTVKRKNPSVTTLVSIGGGNADYGVISTMLSSSSHRNSFIDSSIIFARRYGFLGLDFCWVSANTSSDMTNMGKLFEEWRAAIASEAAKNSQTPLILTAAVHYKPDVESFAFPVESIRDNLNWVHVLAYDYYGPRWTNVTGAHAALYNPSSIWSTDYGIKSWIGRGLSASKLVLGLPFYGYAWTLSNPRDSAIGAPAKGPANMTEDGSMSYKHIKRYIDRHGADIVYNTTYVAKYCVIGSVWICFDDAEVVKIKVSYAKEQNLLGYFIWQVSQDDNWVLSLAAAAQEGGSSGRNKRRLLLIVLTTVASVILVLGSALSYFRMRLHKSKAKESESRANDIADTAGKFNSNVPNLKIFSIADVEAATDGFSIENKLGEGGYGPVYKGVLPDGQEIAVKKLSKASTQGFEEFKNEVMLTAKLQHVNLVRVLGFCIEHHEQMLIYEYMPKKSLDLYLFDPVRRYELDWRKRVQIIEGVTQGLLYLQEYSRLTIIHRDLKASNILLDEEMRPKISDFGMARIFAKEELEANTGRIVGTYGYVPPEYVKKGLYSTKSDVYSFGVLFLQIISGKKNAPYYGSDEDLNLLEYAYLLWKQGKGMEFMDHALDDTHSLCKLMRCLQIALLCVQENANDRPSMLEISSMLQNEGATMENPKIPAFSKRKEDEETNPTPRLEACSINDATISEVVAR; encoded by the exons ATGGTATCCAAATTTTTAGTTCtaccattcttcttctttttccatattttttttgcttttagaATCCAACCTTCGGAGGCACAATCTTGGATCAAAGTTGCATACTGGTATTCCGGCAGCAAATTCCCTATTTCCGACATCAACTCTCCGCTCTTCACTCACCTTATTTACGCTTACAAAGATGTTAACTCATCATCCTATGagctctcttcctcctcctccgacTCCTCGGAGCAGTATTACTCCACCTTCACGCCAACCGTCAAGCGAAAGAACCCATCAGTCACTACTCTCGTCTCCATTGGCGGTGGAAACGCAGACTACGGTGTCATTTCAACCATGCTCAGTAGCTCTTCTCACAGAAATTCTTTCATTGATTCTTCGATAATTTTCGCAAGGCGTTATGGCTTCCTAGGCCTAGACTTTTGTTGGGTTTCAGCTAACACAAGCTCGGACATGACCAACATGGGGAAGTTATTTGAAGAGTGGAGGGCAGCTATCGCTTCTGAAGCCGCAAAAAACAGCCAAACACCACTGATTTTGACTGCTGCCGTGCACTACAAGCCAGATGTTGAGTCCTTCGCTTTCCCGGTTGAATCAATCCGGGACAACTTGAACTGGGTACATGTCTTGGCCTATGACTATTACGGACCTCGGTGGACCAATGTCACTGGTGCTCATGCAGCACTATACAATCCATCGAGTATCTGGAGTACGGACTATGGCATCAAATCATGGATTGGCAGGGGATTATCTGCTTCCAAACTGGTTTTGGGATTGCCTTTCTATGGATATGCTTGGACGCTAAGCAATCCTAGGGACAGCGCTATTGGCGCACCGGCTAAAGGTCCTGCTAATATGACGGAGGATGGATCGATGAGCTACAAGCATATCAAACGCTACATTGATAGACATGGGGCTGACATAGTCTACAATACTACTTATGTAGCGAAGTACTGTGTGATTGGTTCGGTTTGGATCTGTTTCGATGATGCTGAAGTTGTGAAAATAAAAGTTTCTTATGCTAAGGAGCAGAATTTGCTTGGATACTTCATCTGGCAGGTCTCACAGGATGATAATTGGGTGCTTTCTCTTGCAGCTGCAG CTCAAGAGGGTGGAAGCAGTGGACGAAACAAACGGAGACTTCTTTTAATCGTTTTGACCACTGTAGCTTCAGTTATTCTCGTGCTAGGCTCTGCGTTGAGTTACTTCCGCATGAGACTGCACAAATCAAAAG CTAAGGAATCAGAATCCAGGGCAAATGATATAGCAGACACAGCTGGAAAATTCAACAGCAACGTTCCTAATCTGAAAATATTTAGCATTGCTGACGTTGAGGCGGCAACGGATGGATTTTCGATTGAAAATAAGCTTGGAGAGGGCGGTTATGGCCCCGTTTATAAG GGAGTATTGCCAGATGGACAAGAAATCGCTGTGAAGAAACtatcaaaagcttcaactcaagGATTTGAGGAGTTCAAGAACGAGGTCATGCTCACCGCAAAACTACAACACGTAAATCTTGTTAGGGTTTTGGGATTTTGCATCGAACACCATGAGCAAATGCTGATATACGAATACATGCCAAAGAAAAGCTTGGACCTCTACCTCTTTG ATCCTGTTAGAAGATATGAATTGGATTGGAGAAAGCGGGTTCAAATTATCGAAGGGGTTACTCAGGGACTTCTTTACCTCCAAGAGTACTCAAGATTGACAATCATCCATCGCGATTTGAAAGCTAGCAACATTTTACTTGATGAGGAGATGAGGCCTAAGATCTCGGATTTTGGTATGGCCAGAATTTTCGCAAAGGAGGAACTCGAAGCAAAtacaggtcgaattgttggaaCATA TGGTTACGTACCACCGGAATACGTTAAGAAGGGTTTATACTCCACTAAATCAGATGTTTACAGCTTCGGAGTTCTCTTTCTACAGATCATAAGTGGCAAGAAGAATGCCCCCTACTATGGTTCAGATGAAGACTTAAACCTACTAGAATAT GCATATTTACTCTGGAAACAAGGCAAAGGGATGGAGTTTATGGATCATGCGCTTGACGATACACATTCTTTATGCAAATTGATGAGATGCTTGCAAATTGCTCTCCTATGTGTTCAAGAAAATGCAAACGATAGGCCTTCGATGTTGGAAATTTCTTCAATGCTACAAAATGAAGGAGCTACAAtggaaaatcccaaaattccaGCCTtctcaaaaagaaaagaagacgaagaaactAATCCCACGCCGCGGCTAGAAGCTTGTTCCATCAATGATGCAACAATCTCTGAAGTTGTAGCCCGATGA